In one window of Vanrija pseudolonga chromosome 5, complete sequence DNA:
- the USP48 gene encoding Ubiquitin carboxyl-terminal hydrolase 48, which translates to MPPKSGYSRHPKPDWSWAGREVKRIEEITPEHRRRAAGVAPDQRLSTCRFVVDAASREATATVNDGNSSDSSLVFLKEETCTLKKCKSNPWCLNHLGAKEWASDGTRQEYIDDKLGPEIVVRDGPAGLKNYGATCYANAFLQVWFHNVAFRNGVYAAVGTASALQGTRKSNGSHKANGPSGSASPSSSASSTTIGGGSGSEVGRSNTTPPVPLSPLHHLANIFAMMHYSNKPVVDPGALIEALRLNKGDQQDAAEFSKLFMSLLSDEFKRHGALKTFVSDHFEGVYEYQTRCQTCGYMSRNQSTFLELEISLQDKKSLQDRLAHLLTPEVLSGSNQYRCPDCESLQDATRSTILRKLPPVLHFSLLRFVYDPNSGTRKKSKASITYPRELKLGDDYYDLRGVVSHQGTSAFHGHFTCEVYDEDLKEWFFTSDEQVEKLTERQKANNKRLKLDPDVVEEQVSKDAYMFVYKRREMHPTPQDKPPASMLEALDAENAAMQAEIHERDPRRAAIAEEFDALFAAKISVLAQLRGEDKLVPRDSLRNWIKSRDLDSPWDYTGVTCEHGNIDPAQAGDLRLISQAAFDQLKEYSAELAEDRTLRDIDICAECVAAHFSDEVQEADHNAQVREFDQLNNSDDGVHRYAVPLDFVKDWRKRELSTPSPMPSDVEYSLFCEHGRPWGKKKVIWASGAALMFLRSIFGEFDAYAEGSDFCDTCEAKTQANVEARKVWKLQVKEEKSLQSQLNMRRILDVPNYMMPKNFANVWRSYLENTGPRAKLEPELCRHNLLDFDPQVEPRDYMTEDGWIKLCQLYGHDPQDAITAVFTSAPPEGKTCSIDKVSVATCEECRKERLSNFEEMQLTIVMGLDTVPTATKSASSTRSRRIGTTRNKQTQLDVKKNTSVKDIKVELYPILGVGPLHQQLYYRGRELASDETVESIGLLAGDHLNVVEIVEVEDFEAAGEEGFGGTALVGRLACPACTYSNEPDAEMCIVCETAFLS; encoded by the exons ATGCCGCCCAAGTCGGGGTACTCACGGCACCCGAAGCCAGACTGGTCGTGGGCGGGACGCGAGGTAAAGAGAATAGAGGAGATAACACCAGagcaccggcggcgagctgcaggTGTAGCACCAGACCAACGCCTGTCAACCTGCCGCTTCGTCGTTgacgcggcgtcgcgcgaggCAACGGCTACCGTCAACGATGGGAACAGCTCCGACTCTTCCCTCGTGTTCCTCAAGGAGGAGACATGTACGCTCAAGAAGTGCAAGAGTAACCCATGGTGCTTGAATCATCTCGGCGCGAAGGAG TGGGCTTCAGACGGCACCCGGCAGGAGTACATTGATGACAAGCTTGGTCCCGAAATTGTCGTCCGTGATGGGCCTGCGGGGCTCAAAAACTACGGCGCTACCTGCTAT GCCAACGCCTTCCTCCAGGTGTGGTTCCACAACGTGGCCTTCCGCAACGGCGTGTACGCGGCAGTTGGAACAGCCTCTGCACTGCAAGGTACCCGAAAATCCAACGGATCACACAAAGCCAACGGCCCATcggggagcgcgagcccAAGCTCCAgtgccagcagcaccactatcggcggcggctctgGCTCCGAGGTTGGAAGAAGCAACACGACGCCTCCCGTcccgctgtcgccgcttCATCATCTCGCGAACATTTTTGCGATGATGCACTACTCTAACAAGCCAGTCGTCGACCCGGGAGCGCTTATCGAGGCGCTGCGCCTCAACAAGGGAGACCAGCAGGATGCCGCTGA ATTCTCCAAGCTCTTCATGTCCCTCCTCAGCGACGAGTTCAAGCGCCATGGAGCGCTCAAGACCTTTGTCAGCGACCATTTTGAAGGAGTGTACGAGTATCAGACGCGATGCCAGACCTGCGGCTACATGTCAAGGAATCAAT CCACGTTCTTGGAGCTGGAGATCAGTCTCCAG GACAAGAAGTCGCTGCAGGACAGGCTGGCACATCTGCTCACGCCCGAGGTTTTGAGCGGCTCAAACCAGTACCGCTGTCCAGACTGCGAAAGCTTGCAGGACGCGACCCGCTCGACAATTCTCAGGAAGCTGCCACCAGTTCTCCACTTCAGTCTCCTTCGCTTCGTCTACGACCCCAACTCTGGGACTAGGAAGAAGAGCAAGGCCAGCATAACTTACCCCCGAGAGCTCAAGCTCGGGGACGACTACTACGATCTTCGGGGTGTCGTTTCCCACCAGGGTACAAGT GCATTCCACGGCCACTTCACCTGCGAGGTCTACGACGAGGA cctcAAAGAGTGGTTCTTCACCTCGGATGAGCAGGTCGAGAAGCTCACCGAACGGCAGAAAGCCAACAACAAGCGGCTGAAACTTGAtcccgacgtcgtcgaggagcaggtgTCCAAGGACGCCTACATGTTCGTCTACAAACGGCGCGAGATGCACCCAACACCACAGGACAAGCCGCCAGCGTCAATGTTggaggccctcgacgccgagaacgcAGCAATGCAAGCCGAGATTCATGAGCGCGACCCAAGGCGTGCCGCGATCGCGGAAGAGTTTGACGCGCTGTTTGCTGCCAAGATCAGCGTCTTGGCCCAGCTCAGAGGC gaggacaagctcgtTCCAAGAGATTCTCTTCGGAACTGGATCAAGTCGCGTGACCTCGACTCGCCGTGGGACTACACTGGAGTCACTTGCGAGCATGGCAATATTGACCCAGCGCAGGCTGGCGACCTCCGCCTCATCTCGCAGGCGGCTTTCGATCAGCTCAAGGAATACAGCGctgagcttgccgaggacaGGACTCTCCGGGACATCGACATTTGCGCCGAATGTGTTGCGGCGCACTtcagcgacgaggtgcaggaGGCGGACCACAATGCACAAGTCCGCGAGTTCGACCAGCTCAACaactcggacgacggcgtgcaTCGCTACGCTGTCCCACTGGACTTTGTTAAGGACTggcgcaagcgcgagctgTCCACACCGAGCCCCATGCCTAGCGATGTCGAGTACTCGCTCTTCTGCGAGCACGGGCGGCCGTggggcaagaagaaggtcaTCTGGGCTTCTGGTGCTGCCCTCATGTTCCTGCGGTCCATCTTTGGCGAGTTTGACGCCTACGCTGAAGGCTCAGACTTCTGCGACACCTGCGAAGCCAAGACGCAAGCCAACGTTGAAGCTCGGAAGGTATGGAAACTGCAAGTCAAGGAGGAAAAGTCGCTCCAGAGTCAACTGAACATGCGGCGCATTCTCGACGTCCCCAACTACATGATGCCCAAGAACTTTGCCAACGTCTGGCGAAGCTACCTCGAAAACACCGGACCACGGGCCAAGCTGGAACCTGAACTCTGTCGTCACAACCTCCTGGACTTTGACCCCCAGGTCGAACCACGCGACTATATGACTGAGGACGGGTGGATTAAACTGTGCCAGCT GTATGGCCATGACCCGCAGGATGCGATCACAGCGGTCTTTacttcggcgccgccggaGGGCAAGACATGCAGCATCGACAAGGTCAGCGTGGCGACCTGCGAGGAGTGTCGCAAAGAGAG gctGTCCAACTTTGAGGAGATGCAGCTTACTATCGTCATGGGATTGGACACCGTGCCGACGGCAACGAAGTCAGCGTCCTCGacccgcagccgccgcatCGGCACGACGCGTAACAAGCAGACGCAGTTGGATGTCAAGAAGAACACGAGTGTCAAGGACATCAAGGTCGAGCTGTATCCGATTCTCGGAGTTGGTCCGCTCCACCAACAGCTGTACTACCGGGGGCGTGAGCTTGCGTCTGACGAGACGGTCGAATCGATTGGTCTTCTGGCGGGCGACCACCTGAACGTTgtcgagattgtcgaggttgaggactTTGAAGCGGCCGGGGAAGAGGGCTTTGGAGGAacggccctcgtcggccgcctgg cGTGCCCCGCCTGCACATACTCAAACGaacccgacgccgagatgtGTATCGTGTGCGAAACG GCCTTCTTATCATGA
- the SPCC4B3.06c gene encoding NAD(P)H-dependent FMN reductasec, producing the protein MRIHPSPRLRNTRPRVAIVLGSTREPSNTAGLGTYVRNLLRRYFPTVEVEVVHLSKSTAAGHPLPFEIIGTPATHKPPGGDRARLPDTYTHPSVVAWSAAVVSYDAVLFLAPQYNGSITAPLKNALDQLCWEWKGLPAALVTCGGGGGGTLTEHGRLIIGRNFGMDLCDEGVEIALRPALSTGHWVRGDEAWLAVYDEPMLALLAELVRKAEAWRDERDRDWDE; encoded by the coding sequence ATGCGCATCCACCCCTCCCCACGGCTCCGCAACACGCGCCCGCGCGTCGCCATCGTGctcggctcgacgcgcgagCCGTCCAACACGGCCGGACTGGGCACGTACGTGCGTAACCTGCTACGGCGGTACTTCCCCACCGTCGAAGTGGAGGTCGTGCACCTCTCCAAGTCGACCGCGGCAGGCCACCCTCTCCCGTTCGAGATcatcggcacgccggcgacgcacAAGCCGCCCGGgggcgaccgcgcgcgcctgccaGACACGTATACACACCCCTCTGTCGTGGCGTGGTCGGCCGCTGTGGTGTCGTACGACGCCGTGCTGTTCCTCGCGCCGCAGTACAACGGCTCCATCACCGCCCCGCTCAAGaacgcgctcgaccagctctGCTGGGAGTGGAAGGGGCTGCCTGCGGCCCTGGTCAcctgcggcggtggcggcggcggcacgctcacCGAGCACGGGCGGCTGATCATCGGGCGCAACTTCGGCATGGACCTCTGCGACGAGGGTGTCGAGATTGCCCTCCGGCCTGCGCTGAGCACGGGACACTGGGTgcgcggggacgaggcgTGGCTTGCCGTGTATGATGAGCCgatgctcgcgctccttgccgagctggTACGCAAGGCTGAGGCTTGGCGGGATGAGCGGGACAGGGATTGGGACGAGTAG
- the RTA1_1 gene encoding Protein RTA1: MTSRSFSLLVVLALLLAAAPAVARNCSADPYPLTTSCNAYGYVPSLPLNILAVVLYALCGIVFVINHILFKGWYFLALTFGTFMMAAGIAMRVVSYYRLQWNAGFIIMQVLVILSPCLLIAANYILLGRIAGHLDAQKHMFIRPSRVSWVFVISDIVTFLVQGGASGIASSDNKNTANVGEKILLAALIVQLVSFLLFTFMWCLFTYRAWRDPVLWDLDWWKPLNWLLGFNCVMFLIRSIFRTIEFGEGWDGKLRTHEAYWAALDCLPIFLAIVLYTWYWPSRILTPATKVVPQQAMSIPMEQSSYKSTETAEEPRGRLWA, translated from the exons atgacctcgcgctcgttctcgctcctcgtcgtcctcgctctcttgctcgccgctgcccccgcagTCGCGCGCAACTGCTCGGCTGACCCCTAC CCACTAACCACCAGCTGCAACGCCTACGGCTACGTCCCGAGCCTGCCGCTCAACATCCTCGCCGTTGTCCTGTATGCGCTGTGCGGGATCGTCTTTGTGATCA acCACATCCTCTTCAAGGGATGGTacttcctcgcgctcacaTTCGGCACGTTCATGATGGCTGCCGGTATCGCGatgcgcgtcgtgtcgtaCTACCGCCTGCAGTGGAACGCGGGGTTCATTATCATGCAGGTGCTGGTCATCCTCAGC CCATGCCTGCTCATTGCGGCCAACTACATCCTGCTTGGTCGTATCGCGGGccacctcgacgcgcagAAACACATGTTCATTCGGCCCAGCCGTGTGTCGTGGGTCTTTGTTATCTCCGATA TCGTGACCTTTTTGGtgcagggcggcgcgagtGGCATCGCGTCATCGGATAACAAGAATACGGCGAACGTTGGAGAAAAGATcctgctcgcggcgctcatcgTGCAGCTGGTCagcttcctcctcttcaccTTCATGTGGTGTCTGTTCACGTACCGCGC CTGGCGCGACCCCGTCCTCTGGGACCTCGACTGGTGGAAGCCGCTCAACTGGTTGCTGGGGTTCAACTGCGTCATGTTCCTCATCCGCTCCATCTTCCGCACGATCGAGTTCGGCGAGGG gtggGACGGCAAGCTGCGTACCCACGAAGCCTACTGGGCCGCGCTCGACTGCCTCCccatcttcctcgccatcgtcctcTACACGTGGTACTGGCCCAGCCGCATCCTCACCCCCGCGACCAAGGTCGTCCCGCAGCAGGCCATGTCTATTCCCATGGAGCAGAGCAGCTACAAGTCTaccgagacggccgaggagccGCGCGGGCGCCTCTGGGCCTAG
- the qa-y_2 gene encoding Quinate permease encodes MGSSSSSNHDDARNDVFDVDARREALAGPSGVAGLLKNKRLFGISMVTALGGLNYGYEQGAYGQCLVMPSFAAHGAFHRIINDSGYKGWTVAILGLGGWVGALINGYCCDRFSRRWSILGGALVCLVGAILTAAAENAQMIFAGRFFIGLAVGSLSTAVPMYNSEISPAEVRGTMVGTWQLSVTLGIMISYFVGFGTNYISKTNSVAWRLPLAIQCVPAIGLAIGALFIPYSPRWLLKHDRDEEALQVLARVRNKSVDDEVVRLEFLEIKADALFEKETAAEKFPEYVNKPFMMQVAQIKALFTTWPMFRRTAITCLMMFFQQMSGIDAIVFYAPIIFQGLQLGGTAVSLLASGVVGISMFLATFPSLFIVDKLGRRPLLIVGGLGMCVSLIIVGAITARFQHDWTKHTAGAWTSAVFIWLYIAHFGYSWGPVSWIVISELMPMSARAAGTALGASANWMTNFCVSLMVPPMLEHITYGTYLFFLGFMLLGVAYAVWLLPETRNVSLEAMDRVFKSSDATRDAAVMHRIVSRLQAEYKGELTPTASFDKSKVEKVEQV; translated from the exons atgggcagcagcagcagcagcaaccacgacgacgcccgcaACGACGTgttcgacgtcgacgcccggcgcgaggcgctcgctggcccgtccggcgtcgcgggcctCCTGAAGAACAAGCGCCTGTTCGGCATCTCGATGGTCACGGCCCTCGGTGGACTCAACTacgg CTATGAGCAGGGCGCATACGGCCAGTGTCTCGTCATGCCGTCGTTCGCGGCCCACGGCGCCTTCCACCGCATCATCAACGACTCGGGGTACAAGGGCTGGACGGTCGCTattctcggcctcggtggctGGGTCGGCGCGCTTATCAACGGCTACTGCTGCGACCGCTTCTCTCGCCGCTGGTCGATCCTCGGCGGTGCGCTCGTGTgtctcgtcggcgcgatcctcaccgctgccgccgagaaCGCGCAGATGATCTTCGCGGGACGCTTCTtcatcggcctcgcggtcggTTCGCTCTCCACCGCCGTGCCCATGTACAACAGTGAGATCAGccccgccgaggtgcgcggcACCATGGTCGGCACATGGCAGCTGTCGGTCACGCTCGGTATCATGATCTCGTACTTTGTCGGCTTTGGCACCAACTACATCTCCAAGACCAACTCGGTTGCATGGCGCCTGCCCCTCGCCATCCAGTGTGTCCCCGCCATCGGCCTCGCGATCGGCGCCCTGTTCATCCCCTACTCGCCCCGATGGCTCCTCAAGCacgaccgcgacgaggaggccctCCAGGTCCTCGCCCGCGTCCGCAACaagtcggtcgacgacgaggtcgtccgtctcgagttcctcgagatcaaggccgacgcgctcttCGAGAAGGAGACGGCCGCCGAGAAGTTCCCCGAATACGTCAACAAGCCCTTCATGATGCAGGTCGCCCAGATCAAGGCCCTCTTCACCACCTGGCCCATGTTCCGCCGCACCGCCATCACCTGTCTCATGATGTTCTTCCAGCAGATGTCGGGTATCGACGCCATCGTGTTCTACGCTCCCATCATCTTCCAGGGCCTTCAGCTCGGTGGCACCGCTGTGTCTCTGCTCGCCTCGGGAGTCGTCGGCATCTCCATGTTCCTCGCCACCTTCCCTTCTCTCTTCATTGTCGACAAGCTTggccgtcgtcctctgcTCATCGTTGGCGGTCTCGGCATGTGCGTCTCGCTCATCATCGTTGGCGCCATCACTGCGCGCTTCCAGCACGACTGGACCAAGCACACTGCCGGAGCGTGGACGTCGGCCGTCTTCATCTGGCTCTACATCGCCCACTTCGGCTACTCGTGGGGCCCTGTCTCGTGGATCGTCATCTCCGAGCTCATGCCCAtgtcggcgcgtgcggcgggtACCGCGCTCGGTGCCTCGGCCAACTGGATGACCAACTTCTGCGTCTCGCTCATGGTGCCCCCAATGCTCGAGCACATCACCTACGGCACCtacctcttcttcctcggcttcATGCTCTTGGGTGTCGCCTACGCCGTCTGGCTCCTGCCCGAGACGCGCAACGTCTCCCTCGAGGCCATGGACCGTGTGTTCAAGTCgtcggacgcgacgcgcgacgccgccgtcatgcACCGTATCGTCTCGCGCCTGCAGGCCGAGTACAagggcgagctgacgccaaCGGCGTCGTTTGACAAGAGCAAGGTGGAGAAGGTTGAGCAGGTTTAA